A window of the Hemitrygon akajei chromosome 22, sHemAka1.3, whole genome shotgun sequence genome harbors these coding sequences:
- the LOC140714602 gene encoding RING finger protein 222 — MSDEAVSECPVCYEKMTRQTQSPRTLTCKHVFCHDCLVKTIISQEGQPKKVVCPVCRHVTFLHRRSIAWIIMSKEDKQTLEIPMSPTAPVSESPPPESPGTIPPHQPSLLRRLFCSCPRTLSPSQNAALHSSRIFVISGRGRPMSEEEEVRAPGEPVVLERRRCRLRWVLVLLCFIIIGAVIAAILPWVTSFK, encoded by the coding sequence ATGTCGGACGAGGCAGTGTCAGAATGCCCCGTTTGTTATGAGAAGATGACCCGCCAGACCCAGTCGCCACGGACCCTGACGTGCAAACATGTCTTCTGCCACGACTGCCTGGTCAAGACGATCATCAGCCAGGAGGGGCAGCCCAAGAAGGTGGTGTGTCCCGTTTGCCGGCACGTCACCTTCCTGCACAGACGGAGCATAGCATGGATCATCATGAGCAAGGAGGACAAGCAGACGCTGGAGATCCCGATGTCGCCCACCGCCCCGGTGTCGGAGAGCCCGCCGCCGGAATCTCCTGGGACGATACCTCCGCACCAGCCCTCGCTCCTGCGCCGTTTGTTCTGCTCCTGCCCGCGGACTTTATCGCCGTCTCAGAACGCAGCTCTGCACAGCAGCCGGATTTTCGTGATCAGCGGCCGGGGCAGGCCGATGAGCGAGGAGGAAGAGGTGCGGGCTCCCGGCGAGCCGGTGGTCTTGGAGCGCCGGCGCTGTCGGTTGCGCTGGGTGCTGGTGCTGCTGTGCTTCATCATTATCGGGGCCGTGATCGCTGCCATCCTGCCCTGGGTCACCTCCTTCAAGTGA